A portion of the Lolium rigidum isolate FL_2022 chromosome 1, APGP_CSIRO_Lrig_0.1, whole genome shotgun sequence genome contains these proteins:
- the LOC124684752 gene encoding pentatricopeptide repeat-containing protein At1g80880, mitochondrial-like: MAPPLTAALRRHLLLPRRFSFLSSRHLSLSTNSLSDQSDFEYDLPLPPAPNDDGELASFVRHISQASSAASSPKEALAYLLSSSFRPSPAAPSLLVRALWELRRDPEAAALALRWGDECSATSGAEGTESLPAEAWHLAVWAAGRAGRFDLAWAAVRRMLRRGVLTRRAMVILMERYAAVNEVNKAVKTFDAMERFKVEADQTVFYSLLRALCKSKNIEDAEELLLTRKKFFPLTAEGFNIVLDGWCNIFTDVAEVKRVWREMSNCCITPDGTSYTLMVCCFSKVGNLFDTLRLYDEMKKRGWTPGIGVYNSLVYVLTRENCMKDAKNILGKIADEGLQPDVETYNSIIVPLCESYKLDEARKIMEDMIMKGIVPTILTYHAFLKQEGIDETLQLLKKMKEDGCGPNSDTFLMLIDKFIQLNESGNALRVWNQMRRYDLRPAYVHYMALIQGLVKHGCVPRALEYYDEMKLNGFASDPILDKEFKTFLLANRDHWRGAGKYNLIPQRGKHFTRRTRMP; the protein is encoded by the exons ATGGCGCCGCCGCTCaccgccgccctccgccgccaccttctcctccCCCGCCGTTTCTCATTTCTCTCCTCTCGCCACCTTAGCCTCTCCACCAACTCCCTCTCCGACCAAAGCGACTTCGAGTACGATCTCCCCCTCCCCCCTGCTCCCAACGACGACGGCGAGCTCGCCTCCTTCGTCCGCCACATCTCCCaagcctcctccgccgcgtcttCCCCGAAGGAGGCCCTCGCCTACCTTCTGTCTTCCTCTTTTCGCCCATCGCCGGCCGCTCCTTCCCTCCTCGTCCGCGCGCTCTGGGAGCTCCGCCGCGACCCGGAGGCAGCAGCGCTCGCGCTTCGCTGGGGCGACGAGTGCAGCGCCACGTCCGGGGCTGAGGGGACCGAGTCCCTGCCAGCGGAGGCGTGGCACCTGGCCGTATGGGCTGCGGGGAGGGCTGGGCGATTCGACCTCGCATGGGCGGCCGTGCGGCGGATGCTGCGCCGTGGGGTGCTGACCCGCCGTGCCATGGTCATCTTGATGGAGAG GTATGCAGCTGTCAATGAGGTGAACAAAGCAGTCAAGACCTTTGATGCGATGGAGAGATTTAAAGTGGAAGCAGACCAAACTGTATTTTATTCCCTTCTTCGTGCTCTTTGCAAAAGTAAAAACATCGAAGACGCTGAGGAGTTGCTTCTTACAAGAAAGAAATTTTTTCCGCTCACGGCAGAAGGTTTCAATATAGTTCTTGATGGTTGGTGTAATATATTCACCGATGTGGCTGAAGTAAAGAGAGTTTGGCGAGAAATGTCAAATTGCTGCATTACTCCTGATGGTACATCTTATACCCTCATGGTTTGTTGTTTCTCAAAAGTAGGAAACCTTTTTGATACTCTGAGACTTTATGATGAGATGAAGAAGAGAGGTTGGACTCCTGGTATTGGTGTCTATAATTCACTTGTTTATGTTCTGACAAGAGAGAATTGCATGAAGGATGCAAAAAATATTCTCGGTAAAATTGCAGATGAAGGTCTCCAACCAGATGTTGAAACATACAACAGCATTATAGTTCCTCTTTGTGAAAGTTACAAGCTTGATGAAGCGCGAAAGATAATGGAAGACATGATAATGAAGGGCATTGTTCCAACCATTTTGACGTACCATGCATTTTTGAAACAAGAAGGCATTGACGAAACATTGCAGCTACTGAAAAAAATGAAAGAAGATGGCTGTGGCCCTAACAGTGATACATTTCTCATGCTTATTGATAAGTTTATACAATTGAATGAGTCTGGCAATGCTCTGAGAGTGTGGAATCAAATGAGAAGATATGACCTTAGGCCTGCTTATGTACACTATATGGCATTGATACAAGGTTTGGTTAAACATGGATGTGTACCACGAGCTTTAGAGTATTATGATGAAATGAAGTTAAATGGTTTTGCTTCCGATCCAATACTTGATAAGGAATTCAAAACTTTTCTGTTGGCCAACAGAGACCATTGGAGAGGAGCAGGCAAATATAATCTAATTCCACAGCGTGGCAAACATTTTACAAGAAGGACAAGAATGCCGTGA